A section of the Archocentrus centrarchus isolate MPI-CPG fArcCen1 unplaced genomic scaffold, fArcCen1 scaffold_45_ctg1, whole genome shotgun sequence genome encodes:
- the LOC115777247 gene encoding P2Y purinoceptor 14-like, which yields MDDSKNMPTCSNQTCDLVVPSASPFFMLVYSLVFLVGLTLNGFIMKLYFCGPWQQASSNLMVYMKNLTAADFLLCLSLPLRITHYGSSSLIIRKLYCSIGASVLFLNMYASILFMGYIAANRYLKIVHPSVTHILQTLRAAHIISVVTWICLLAPALTSNILFFLNQKPLTCIPSRCFPLYSESVSLVQKIIHSFSAIIFLLVLISLVFFYYSTSHRVFLAQQRQLTSSGSEKLVKSRRNMLVLVSIFCVCFAPYHLIRLPFIFLQTSCSVRQVLYYLKEVATMVSVFNVCLDPLVYFFLCKTVRARVSMKMASIRPHIHHRDKQMESRKKQLELLNQE from the exons ATGGATGACTCAAAAAACATGCCCACATGTTCCAACCAGACCTGTGATCTGGTTGTCCCATCAGCCAGCCCTTTCTTTATGCTGGTCTACAGTCTGGTGTTTCTG GTGGGTTTAACCCTCAATGGCTTCATCATGAAACTTTACTTTTGTGGACCTTGGCAGCAGGCGTCCAGTAACTTGATGGTCTACATGAAGAACCTGACAGCTGCTGACTTCctgctctgcctctctctgccACTCCGTATCACCCACTATGGTAGCAGCTCTCTCATCATTCGGAAGCTTTACTGCAGCATTGGAGCTTCTGTCTTGTTCCTCAACATGTACGCCAGCATCTTATTCATGGGGTACATTGCTGCCAACAG gTATCTGAAGATCGTTCATCCTTCAGTAACTCACATCCTGCAGACATTACGAGCTGCCCACATCATCTCCGTGGTCACCTGGATTTGTCTCCTGGCTCCTGCACTGACCAGCAACATCCTGTTTTTTCTCAACCAGAAACCTCTGACCTGTATCCCCAGCCGCTGTTTTCCTCTCTATAGTGAATCCGTCAGCTTGGTTCAGAAAATCATCCACAGCTTCTCTGCCATCATCTTCCTGTTGGTCCTCATATCCCTGgtcttcttctactacagcacctcccacagggtGTTCCTGGCACAGCAGAGGCAGCTGACCTCCTCTGGCTCTGAGAAGCTCGTGAAGTCTCGCAGGAACATGTTGGTTCTTGTCTCCATcttctgtgtttgctttgctCCCTATCACCTGATTCGTCTCCccttcatttttctgcagaccagctgctctgtGCGTCAGGTGTTGTACTACCTGAAGGAGGTGGCCACCATGGTGTCAGTTTTCAACGTCTGTCTGGACCCCCTTGTTTACTTTTTCCTCTGTAAGACTGTTCGTGCCCGGGTGAGCATGAAGATGGCTTCCATCAGGCCTCACATCCATCACAGAGACAAGCAGATGGAGAGCAGAAAGAAGCAGCTAGAGTTGTTAAACCAAGAGTGA